From Pseudorasbora parva isolate DD20220531a chromosome 25, ASM2467924v1, whole genome shotgun sequence, one genomic window encodes:
- the si:ch211-106e7.2 gene encoding putative leucine-rich repeat-containing protein DDB_G0290503 encodes MQTNSQQSGQLQNLHGKGTTSGDGTSNTLDQNFYQLCLPSQAASPSYSGQGATGNYLTQITCTIQPAITDQILTSSNQATKNTMLAQENPLTSKYTLPTGKQNSQMIMWNIPPNNQIFLPINNINLQGGPNNNGPNMPRAFNSNNSFYMQQQNTSLAAGANNSRQSKAKTMDTKSLNESRRSLNTIDLHSRQQHANSPTILPKKLQRTSLPSDLNYYPPTENAPHGHSCLFGGYNYQSLIPGKSIHANVQTPSTCVQNIAAQRAVAVVTPLSPIGTSSVNVLLDKSAHMKVNERTVQEIVLHQQNIPHGLEAEANLKNHKGETNVPTSMHQRPKSVEPRLNEGLCNVGAKSPVCITDSTGQSRSTSLPKSVVAEQKKSVPTQMQNKPSEKIKNNCTITDKKTVETETIPVIEWPLERLHTLMAMVQQIENVHQKNVQKTDAGRDILKLYWNGDFQKFYNAVQTGIYQNIMEEVYVYGPMREPVILRQIKSDARNKVIKDFHVLKHNEEPPKMTYKSSWLNLNENVDDIDKECGYSWFYYSFENAPDHEAQISKCKTQSNSQEATEKPSTKWLPKEVENKAAAEEPTSDNKSLHKNLPVLFKGQSPPVTDADCSPKRDCVVTVQTNNQPNITNSLEDMITVVKDLDKRDVQSRMSSSDDQFCNNVRPKHVLSPKSTSQSDCTNSPKPNVVAEQWGNALSQIQIGSSVKMPNKDCASLDKRGLASHIPKTNQQLTLCMNEVETDKVDASASEMNVLPHEMAETSEMMEHNVIAASSDKHEPSLINTAQVLDKISMEERANRERLEKDKKSASTILSKQSLAENNGSTEMTNKVQAVTDNCSLKLNVVEKQRSFQPNIINPLNGMTNLVRTLKERDYLLKNHPNFEKRNRLKRKRQHSSETLRLNNSYCNGVGAKSPALTNESSSQSDCTSPLMLSPVVGKQPEFVSVTQVQNKSIDCDNGARYELDPKPSQELSVQMNEEEIVELDTSTSIRINVLPPEVAKQCFAGQLMDNEDMTATRELIFRASLLQTSQEHDMLLTKVQMERLEEADGNPSLKGYLVEEQTECQSNAVKSLKAMADLVRGVGEKRQIGKCYTLKNKHQPSTATSRLDDRSCSGATHLSLTRSASQIDCVGPPILHPVITEPYQMQFNEEMPEIDCVLPDASVRCETDSKPSQELPVQMNEEEVVEMDTSIRINVLSHEVAKQCFAGQLMEDQDIAAQPEMVHKTSLLYTPQDTISKKEPIDMWRLEEANSNCSSNGNLVAEQTNCQSILVQELKSMTNPLRPVGEQHLTEKCENPANANSRLDDSFCNKAKCLVLKTESTCQIDLTSPNKLLVIAEPSQKQNEFNEDMPDIDCIVTDDSMRYETDPKLGQELDLNTNEEETDKTDALDSIKINVLPHDMAELWFSGEMEVKDLQEDIDVHITTEDQVKVQVLELVSEKELHLEDVKLKEGKYQSSGDEKLESFCCLAKWFQTLDYGNSSSCMCQKKADQIKTEVHGTSLELQTEKEEPNELVELENSSLEGTEDSEITEDSETEDEAHLPKDPIEDKTHILKDILSSEEVCEMETEISEHTRDDSPSSEEVSKMETETSEHTRADSPSSEEVSKMETEISEKTRDDSPSKCATNVTMMNKIEQDTSTPDLKRKTNTICLALYGSSSGRKELKLTKRSKWKEFCEEPPETLQLTVLSHQKIKGKSMSKNRKGVESQDDVVDKRARIRRAPFNDLTLHGTLPSHSIPELSKNALSSTSIKKLLSTSANAKSTYLGEGNKQKRRQKRQHKYSTRQMSMNKYVIRGRTAPSKLLHSPEKVTKSKYELGNPALMPLEEGLALEFKVLPESFNFEDGAELNCAQADMSQSAPNGTSGPEDKLKQRETNHSPTQGVWSFSPLKKKHAQPIQVTDVSGSCSLFQEFKKRYHKKKDITSKQNSSQKV; translated from the exons ATGCAAACTAATTCGCAACAATCAGGACAACTGCAAAATTTGCATGGAAAAGGGACTACATCTGGAGATGGGACATCTAATACTCTGGACCAAAACTTTTATCAGCTATGTTTACCATCTCAAGCCGCAAGTCCCTCGTATTCAGGACAGGGTGCCACTGGAAATTACTTGACACAGATTACCTGCACAATCCAACCGGCAATCACTGACCAGATTTTGACTAGCAGCAATCAAGCTACCAAAAACACAATGCTTGCACAAGAAAATCCTCTTACTTCAAAATATACGTTGCCGACAGGAAAACAGAACTCACAAATGATTATGTGGAACATACCCCCTAATAATCAGATATTCTTACCCATTAACAACATAAATTTACAGGGTGGCCCCAACAATAATGGGCCGAACATGCCACGTGCCTTTAATTCAAATAACAGTTTTTACATGCAGCAGCAAAATACTTCTCTGGCAGCTGGGGCAAATAATTCACGACAGAGTAAAGCAAAAACTATGGACACTAAAAGTCTTAATGAATCTAGAAGAAGTCTGAACACTATCGATTTGCATAGCAGACAGCAACATGCAAATTCTCCAACAATTTTAccaaaaaaattgcaaagaacAAGCTTACCATCTGATCTGAATTATTACCCCCCAACAGAAAATGCACCTCATGGTCACAGTTGTTTGTTTGGTGGCTACAATTACCAGTCATTAATTCCTGGAAAATCAATCCATGCGAATGTCCAAACACCTTCTACATGTGTACAGAACATTGCTGCACAGAGAGCTGTTGCCGTTGTCACGCCTTTATCTCCGATAGGCACATCAtctgttaatgttttattagatAAATCTGCCCATATGAAAGTGAATGAAAGGACTGTGCAAGAGATTGTATTGCATCAACAAAACATTCCACATGGTCTGGAGGCTGAAGCTAATCTGAAGAACCATAAGGGAGAAACGAATGTCCCAACAAGCATGCATCAACGGCCAAAATCAGTAGAGCCAAGGCTGAATGAAGGACTTTGCAATGTTGGAGCCAAAAGTCCCGTTTGCATTACTGACTCAACTGGCCAAAGTCGCAGCACAAGTTTGCCTAAAAGTGTGGTTGCAGAGCAAAAAAAGTCTGTGCCAACTCAAATGCAAAATAAACCAAGtgaaaagataaaaaataactGCACAATCACAGACAAGAAAACTGTTGAAACTGAAACCATTCCTGTTATCGAATGGCCATTAGAGCGATTGCACACCTTAATGGCTATGGTTCAGCAAATAGAGAATGTGCATCAGAAGAATGTCCAAAAAACTGATGCTGGGAGGGACATCTTAAAGCTTTATTGGAATGGAGATTTTCAAAAGTTTTATAATGCTGTACAAACTGGTATATATCAAAACATAATGGAAGAAGTCTATGTTTACGGTCCGATGAGAGAGCCTGTGATACTGAGGCAAATTAAAAGTGATGCGCGTAACAAAGTCATCAAGGATTTTCACGTTTTAAAACACAATGAAGAGCCACCGAAAATGACATACAAGTCTTCTTGGTTGAATCTTAATGAAAACGTTGACGACATTGACAAGGAGTGCGGTTATTCTTGGTTCTATTATTCCTTTGAAAATGCCCCGGACCATGAAGCACAAATCTCAAAATGTAAAACGCAAAGCAATTCGCAAGAAGCCACTGAAAAGCCATCAACTAAATGGTTACCGAAGGAGGTTGAGAACAAGGCAGCAGCAGAAGAACCAACATCCGACAATAAGAGTCTTCATAAAAACTTGCCTGTTTTGTTTAAGGGGCAATCTCCACCTGTGACTGACGCTGACTGCTCACCAAAGCGTGATTGTGTGGTTACAGTACAAACTAACAATCAACCAAATATTACAAATTCTTTAGAGGACATGATTACTGTTGTGAAGGATTTGGATAAAAGAGATGTCCAGAGCAGAATGTCCAGTTCCGATGACcaattttgtaataatgtcaGACCCAAACATGTTTTGTCGCCTAAATCAACCAGCCAAagtgactgtacaaactcaccAAAGCCCAATGTGGTAGCTGAGCAATGGGGGAATGCTTTATCTCAAATACAAATTGGATCCAGCGTGAAAATGCCTAACAAGGACTGTGCAAGCCTTGATAAGAGAGGTCTCGCATCTCACATTCCAAAAACGAATCAACAACTTACTTTGTGCATGAATGAAGTGGAGACTGACAAGGTGGATGCTTCAGCCTCTGAGATGAATGTCCTTCCTCATGAAATGGCTGAGACTAGTGAGATGATGGAACATAACGTCATTGCTGCATCGTCAGACAAGCATGAGCCATCTTTGATAAACACAGCCCAAGTACTTGACAAAATATCAATGGAAGAACGAGCAAACCGGGAGAGATTGGAGAAGGACAAAAAGTCAGCGTCTACAATTCTAAGTAAACAATCTTTAGCTGAAAATAATGGTTCAACAGAAATGACTAACAAAGTACAAGCTGTAACTGATAACTGCTCTCTAAAGCTTAATGTGGTTGAAAAACAAAGAAGTTTCCAGCCAAATATTATAAATCCACTAAATGGAATGACGAATCTGGTAAGGACATTGAAAGAACGCGACTATTTATTAAAAAACCATCCAAACTTTGAGAAACGCAATCGTCTGAAAAGAAAGCGTCAACACTCATCCGAAACATTAAGACTGAACAATAGTTATTGTAATGGTGTGGGAGCCAAAAGTCCTGCGTTGACAAATGAATCATCCAGCCAAAGTGACTGCACAAGTCCCTTGATGCTTAGTCCTGTGGTTGGAAAACAACCAGAGTTTGTGTCGGTAACTCAAGTGCAAAATAAATCCATTGACTGTGATAACGGTGCAAGATATGAACTTGATCCAAAACCTAGTCAAGAACTTTCTGTACAAATGAATGAAGAGGAGATTGTCGAATTGGACACTTCAACTTCTATTAGGATTAATGTTCTCCCTCCCGAAGTGGCTAAACAATGCTTTGCTGGTCAGTTGATGGACAATGAAGACATGACTGCAACACGAGAGCTAATATTCAGGGCCTCTTTGTTGCAAACCAGCCAAGAACATGACATGTTATTAACAAAGGTACAGATGGAGAGGTTGGAAGAGGCTGATGGTAACCCCTCGCTAAAGGGCTATTTGGTTGAAGAACAAACCGAATGCCAATCAAATGCAGTTAAGTCACTAAAGGCCATGGCAGATCTGGTGAGGGGAGTAGGAGAAAAACGGCAAATTGGAAAATGTTACACTTTGAAAAACAAGCATCAACCCTCAACTGCAACATCAAGGCTGGATGACCGTTCTTGTAGTGGAGCCACACATTTGTCATTGACTAGATCAGCCAGTCAAATTGACTGTGTAGGTCCACCAATACTTCATCCTGTGATCACTGAACCATATCAAATGCAATTCAATGAAGAAATGCCTGAAATCGACTGTGTACTCCCAGATGCGAGTGTGAGATGTGAGACTGATTCAAAACCTAGTCAAGAACTTCCTGTGCAAATGAATGAAGAGGAGGTTGTCGAGATGGACACTTCTATTAGGATTAATGTTCTCTCGCATGAAGTGGCTAAACAATGCTTTGCTGGTCAGTTGATGGAAGATCAAGACATTGCTGCACAACCAGAGATGGTGCATAAGACCTCTTTGTTATACACACCTCAAGATACTATATCAAAAAAAGAACCGATAGACATGTGGAGGTTGGAAGAAGCCAATAGTAACTGCTCATCAAATGGAAATTTGGTTGCAGAACAAACCAATTGCCAATCAATTCTAGTACAAGAACTGAAATCCATGACGAATCCTCTGAGGCCAGTGGGAGAACAACACCTAACTGAAAAATGTGAGAATCCTGCAAATGCAAATTCAAGGCTGGATGACAGTTTTTGTAATAAAGCCAAATGTTTGGTGTTGAAAACTGAATCAACCTGCCAGATTGACCTTACCAGTCCAAATAAACTTCTTGTAATTGCAGAACCTTCTCAAAAGCAAAATGAATTCAATGAAGATATGCCTGACATTGACTGTATTGTCACAGATGATAGTATGAGATATGAGACTGATCCAAAACTTGGTCAAGAACTTGAtttaaacacaaatgaagaggaGACTGACAAGACGGATGCGTTAGACTCTATTAAGATCAATGTTCTCCCTCACGACATGGCTGAGCTATGGTTTTCCGGTGAGATGGAAGTTAAGGACTTGCAGGAAGACATTGATGTTCATATTACCACTGAGGATCAGGTTAAAGTTCAAGTCCTGGAGCTTGTGTCTGAAAAAGAATTACACCTAGAAGATGTAAAGCTAAAAGAGGGGAAATATCAAAGTTCTGGTGATGAAAAGTTGGAGTCTTTCTGTTGTCTTGCTAAATGGTTTCAAACTTTAGACTATGGAAATAGCTCGTCCTGTATGTGCCAGAAAAAAGCAGACCAGATTAAAACTGAGGTCCACGGCACAAGTTTAGAGTTGCAAACTGAAAAAGAGGAACCTAATGAATTGGTGGAACTGGAAAATTCTTCTCTTGAAGGAACGGAGGATTCTGAAATCACGGAGGATTCTGAAACTGAAGACGAAGCCCACTTGCCAAAAGATCCTATTGAGGACAAGACACATATTCTGAAAGACATTTTAAGTTCTGAAGAGGTGTGTGAGATGGAGACTGAAATTTCAGAGCATACAAGAGATGACTCACCAAGTTCTGAAGAGGTTTCTAAGATGGAGACTGAAACTTCAGAGCATACAAGAGCTGACTCACCAAGTTCTGAAGAGGTTTCTAAGATGGAGACTGAAATTTCAGAGAAGACAAGAGATGACTCGCCTTCAAAATGTGCAACAAATGTGACCATGATGAACAAGATTGAGCAAGACACATCTACACCTGATTTGAAGAGGAAGACCAATACGATATGTCTTGCACTGTATGGGTCATCTTCTGGAAGGAAAGAACTGAAGCTAACTAAAAGATCTAAATGGAAAGAATTTTGCGAAGAACCCCCAGAAACTCTTCAATTAACTGTGCTCTCTCATCAGAAGATTAAAGGGAAGAGTATGTCAAAGAATCGCAAAGGAGTGGAATCCCAGGATGATGTTGTGGATAAGAGAGCGAGAATACGAAGAGCACCCTTCAATGATCTGACTCTGCATGGAACCTTGCCCTCACATTCCATTCCTGAACTCAGCAAAAATGCACTTTCATCTACCTCAATCAAAAAACTGCTTAGTACAAGTGCTAATGCGAAGAGCACCTATTTGGGTGAGGGAAACAAGCAAAAGAGACGGCAAAAAAGACAGCACAAATATTCAACGCGACAAATGTCTATGAATAAATATGTCATCAGAGGGAGGACCGCACCATCCAAATTATTACATTCACCTGAGAAAGTAACAAAAAGTAAATATGAGTTGGGGAACCCTGCTTTGATGCCATTAGAAGAGGGTCTTGCATTAGAATTCAAAGTATTGCCAGAGTCTTTTAACTTTGAAGATGGAGCTGAACTCAATTGTGCACAAGCCGACATGTCACAGAGTGCACCAAATG GGACGTCAGGCCCCGAAGACAAACTTAAACAGAGGGAAACTAATCATTCACCAACACAAG GTGTTTGGAGTTTCAGCCCCTTGAAGAAAAAACACGCTCAGCCCATCCAGGTCACAGATGTCTCCGGTTCATGTAGCCTCTTTCAAGAGTTTAAGAAGAGATATCATAAAAAGAAGGACATCACATCAAAACAGAATTCCAGTCAAAAAGTGTGA
- the amn1 gene encoding protein AMN1 homolog isoform X1, translating to MATVDSLMSLCAFRVAQRSEKYDEIRMLPAAIKDRLLRIMMSSGTVTDSNISQLVHAGTHTLDLQNSRVTDSALKQINCLQLRTILLRGCAEITSEGLEVLASRCPCLQVVDLTGCTAVTDSGIQALALHCKSLEVISLRGCTAVSDKALLELGTHCRRLHSIYFSGTEVTDQGVIGLATGVCSRNLKELQMVRCRNLTDLAVTAVLANCANIRIFNFHGCPLMTGSQSHDESREALQNLIGPDKIQQVSWTVY from the exons ATGGCAACCGTAGATTCTCTTATGAGCTT GTGTGCTTTTAGAGTTGCTCAGCGATCTGAGAAGTACGATGAGATCAGGATGTTGCCTGCAGCCATTAAAGACAGATTATTGCGGATAATGATGTCTTCTGGCACGGTCACAGACTCCAACATCAGCCAG CTCGTGCATGCTGGTACTCACACACTGGATCTGCAGAACAGCAGGGTGACAGACTCTGCCCTTAAACAAATCAACTGTCTGCAGTTGAGGACAATACTGTTAAGAGGCTGTGCAGAAATCACATCTGAGG GTCTAGAGGTGTTGGCGTCCCGCTGCCCCTGTCTTCAGGTAGTCGATCTCACAGGCTGTACGGCTGTGACAGATTCAGGGATTCAAGCTCTGGCTCTACACTGCAAATCTTTGGAGGTGATTTCCCTCCGTGGCTGCACTGCTGTCAGTGATAAAGCCCTGCTGGAGCTGGGGACACACTGCAGGAGGCTGCACAGCATTTACTTTTCTGGGACAGAG GTAACTGATCAAGGGGTCATTGGACTTGCGACAGGAGTTTGTTCACGTAACCTAAAG gAATTACAGATGGTACGATGTCGCAATTTGACTGATCTGGCTGTTACTGCTGTTCTTGCAAACTGTGCCAACATCAGAATTTTCAATTTCCATGGATGTCCCCTGATGACAGGTAGTCAGTCACATG ATGAGTCAAGGGAGGCGCTACAAAACCTGATTGGCCCTGACAAGATCCAGCAAGTTTCTTGGACGGTGTACTGA
- the amn1 gene encoding protein AMN1 homolog isoform X2, which yields MATVDSLMSLCAFRVAQRSEKYDEIRMLPAAIKDRLLRIMMSSGTVTDSNISQLVHAGTHTLDLQNSRVTDSALKQINCLQLRTILLRGCAEITSEGLEVLASRCPCLQVVDLTGCTAVTDSGIQALALHCKSLEVISLRGCTAVSDKALLELGTHCRRLHSIYFSGTEVTDQGVIGLATGVCSRNLKELQMVRCRNLTDLAVTAVLANCANIRIFNFHGCPLMTDESREALQNLIGPDKIQQVSWTVY from the exons ATGGCAACCGTAGATTCTCTTATGAGCTT GTGTGCTTTTAGAGTTGCTCAGCGATCTGAGAAGTACGATGAGATCAGGATGTTGCCTGCAGCCATTAAAGACAGATTATTGCGGATAATGATGTCTTCTGGCACGGTCACAGACTCCAACATCAGCCAG CTCGTGCATGCTGGTACTCACACACTGGATCTGCAGAACAGCAGGGTGACAGACTCTGCCCTTAAACAAATCAACTGTCTGCAGTTGAGGACAATACTGTTAAGAGGCTGTGCAGAAATCACATCTGAGG GTCTAGAGGTGTTGGCGTCCCGCTGCCCCTGTCTTCAGGTAGTCGATCTCACAGGCTGTACGGCTGTGACAGATTCAGGGATTCAAGCTCTGGCTCTACACTGCAAATCTTTGGAGGTGATTTCCCTCCGTGGCTGCACTGCTGTCAGTGATAAAGCCCTGCTGGAGCTGGGGACACACTGCAGGAGGCTGCACAGCATTTACTTTTCTGGGACAGAG GTAACTGATCAAGGGGTCATTGGACTTGCGACAGGAGTTTGTTCACGTAACCTAAAG gAATTACAGATGGTACGATGTCGCAATTTGACTGATCTGGCTGTTACTGCTGTTCTTGCAAACTGTGCCAACATCAGAATTTTCAATTTCCATGGATGTCCCCTGATGACAG ATGAGTCAAGGGAGGCGCTACAAAACCTGATTGGCCCTGACAAGATCCAGCAAGTTTCTTGGACGGTGTACTGA
- the etfbkmt gene encoding electron transfer flavoprotein beta subunit lysine methyltransferase isoform X1: protein MWKKCKHYEDVLLKHELLKAFRVSAFSNNDMYRGIIPWFRGQGTSNAFQRGCCLMRRYVSNVRSEDDIKNFIIDNTEIVSSQNLTPEISLRLFTPICRFWTEKPELWPFPDPYWAIYWPGGQALSRYLLNNPEVSGGRKVLDLGCGCGASAIAAKLSGASHVVANDIDPIAAIATKMNCQLNNVDPLPCVTDNMIGSKPEAWDLILLGDMFYDEGLADHLHKWLQTCISTHGTQVLIGDPGRAQFESHDIRKLLHQLAYFELPDSVKEENYGLTYSTVWCYKLQT, encoded by the exons ATGTGGAAGAAATGTAAACATTACGAGGATGTTTTGCTGAAACATGAATTGCTGAAGGCATTTCGAGTTTCAGCCTTCAGCAATAACGACATGTACAGAGGAATAATCCCGTGGTTCCGCGGTCAGGGCACTTCAAATGCATTTCAAAGAGGATGTTGTTTAATGCGTCGATACGTGAGCAACGTAAGGTCAGAGGATGATATAAAGAACTTCATTATAGACAACACAGAAATAGTAAGCAGCCAAAATTTAACCCCAGagatttctttaagactgttCACACCCATCTGCCGGTTTTGGACGGAGAAACCTGAATTGTGGCCTTTCCCTGATCCGTACTGGGCAATATATTGGCCCGGTGGACAGGCGTTGTCCAG GTATCTCTTAAATAACCCTGAGGTGTCAGGAGGCAGAAAGGTGCTGGATCTCGGCTGTGGTTGCGGAGCATCAGCCATTGCCGCTAAACTCAGCGGAGCTTCCCATGTGGTGGCCAATGACATTGACCCAA TTGCTGCCATTGCCACAAAAATGAACTGTCAACTGAACAACGTGGACCCGTTACCTTGTGTGACAGACAACATGATCGGTTCAAAGCCTGAGGCCTGGGATCTCATTCTTCTAGGAGACATGTTCTACGATGAAGGCCTGGCTGATCATCTGCATAAGTGGCTCCAGACGTGTATAAGCACACATGGAACACAAGTGCTCATTGGTGACCCAGGACGGGCTCAATTTGAAAGCCATGACATTAGAAAATTACTACATCAGCTGGCTTACTTTGAGCTACCAGACTCAGTCAAAGAGGAAAATTATGGACTAACATATAGCACAGTGTGGTGCTACAAACTACAAACATAA
- the etfbkmt gene encoding electron transfer flavoprotein beta subunit lysine methyltransferase isoform X2, with the protein MWKKCKHYEDVLLKHELLKAFRVSAFSNNDMYRGIIPWFRGQGTSNAFQRGCCLMRRYVSNVRLFTPICRFWTEKPELWPFPDPYWAIYWPGGQALSRYLLNNPEVSGGRKVLDLGCGCGASAIAAKLSGASHVVANDIDPIAAIATKMNCQLNNVDPLPCVTDNMIGSKPEAWDLILLGDMFYDEGLADHLHKWLQTCISTHGTQVLIGDPGRAQFESHDIRKLLHQLAYFELPDSVKEENYGLTYSTVWCYKLQT; encoded by the exons ATGTGGAAGAAATGTAAACATTACGAGGATGTTTTGCTGAAACATGAATTGCTGAAGGCATTTCGAGTTTCAGCCTTCAGCAATAACGACATGTACAGAGGAATAATCCCGTGGTTCCGCGGTCAGGGCACTTCAAATGCATTTCAAAGAGGATGTTGTTTAATGCGTCGATACGTGAGCAACGTAAG actgttCACACCCATCTGCCGGTTTTGGACGGAGAAACCTGAATTGTGGCCTTTCCCTGATCCGTACTGGGCAATATATTGGCCCGGTGGACAGGCGTTGTCCAG GTATCTCTTAAATAACCCTGAGGTGTCAGGAGGCAGAAAGGTGCTGGATCTCGGCTGTGGTTGCGGAGCATCAGCCATTGCCGCTAAACTCAGCGGAGCTTCCCATGTGGTGGCCAATGACATTGACCCAA TTGCTGCCATTGCCACAAAAATGAACTGTCAACTGAACAACGTGGACCCGTTACCTTGTGTGACAGACAACATGATCGGTTCAAAGCCTGAGGCCTGGGATCTCATTCTTCTAGGAGACATGTTCTACGATGAAGGCCTGGCTGATCATCTGCATAAGTGGCTCCAGACGTGTATAAGCACACATGGAACACAAGTGCTCATTGGTGACCCAGGACGGGCTCAATTTGAAAGCCATGACATTAGAAAATTACTACATCAGCTGGCTTACTTTGAGCTACCAGACTCAGTCAAAGAGGAAAATTATGGACTAACATATAGCACAGTGTGGTGCTACAAACTACAAACATAA